One Methanococcus aeolicus Nankai-3 DNA segment encodes these proteins:
- the gatD gene encoding Glu-tRNA(Gln) amidotransferase subunit GatD, producing MDNYDIGDLITIETENTTYTGTIMPSLNDNIIVIKMKSGYNAGIDKNKIKLIKLINKGEKPNYKIPPLKISENNNLKNISILSTGGTVASRVDYNTGAVHPAFTADDLIRAVPELLDIANINGKVVLNILSENMTPTYWKMIAEEIEKEVKNGADGIVIAHGTDTMHYTACALSFMVDADIPIVLVGAQRSSDRPSSDAALNLISATMCATEQIKGVFVVMHGESGDTVCHLHRGVKVRKSHSTRRDAFKSINSIPVAEINPFKKQIKYLTELEKTNKNNIKINTNLEEKVALIKIYPGIDGNVINYYVDNGYKGIIIEGTGLGHTPETIFENIKYATDKGVLVAMTTQTINGRVNMNVYSNGRELQKLGVISCEDMLPEVALVKMMHLLGNYDTEKAKELMNKNLVGEITEISRFDSY from the coding sequence ATGGATAATTATGATATTGGAGATTTAATTACAATAGAAACAGAAAATACTACATATACAGGCACTATTATGCCGTCATTAAATGATAACATAATAGTTATTAAAATGAAAAGTGGATATAATGCAGGAATAGATAAAAATAAAATAAAATTAATAAAATTAATAAATAAAGGAGAAAAACCAAATTATAAAATTCCGCCGTTAAAAATATCAGAAAATAATAATTTAAAAAATATATCTATTCTATCAACGGGGGGGACAGTAGCTTCAAGAGTGGATTATAACACTGGTGCAGTTCATCCGGCTTTCACAGCAGATGATTTAATAAGGGCAGTGCCTGAATTATTGGATATTGCAAATATAAATGGTAAGGTGGTTTTAAACATATTAAGCGAAAATATGACACCAACCTATTGGAAAATGATAGCTGAAGAAATAGAAAAAGAAGTAAAAAACGGCGCAGATGGTATTGTAATAGCTCATGGAACTGATACTATGCACTATACGGCATGTGCCTTATCATTCATGGTTGATGCTGATATTCCAATAGTTCTTGTTGGGGCTCAGCGAAGTAGTGATAGACCTTCTTCAGACGCGGCACTAAATTTAATAAGTGCTACAATGTGCGCAACAGAGCAAATAAAAGGAGTTTTCGTAGTTATGCACGGTGAAAGCGGGGATACAGTTTGCCATCTCCATAGGGGCGTAAAAGTTAGGAAATCCCATTCAACTAGGAGAGATGCCTTTAAATCCATAAACTCTATTCCGGTGGCAGAAATAAACCCATTTAAAAAACAAATAAAATATTTGACAGAATTGGAAAAAACAAATAAAAATAATATTAAAATAAACACAAATTTGGAGGAAAAAGTAGCTTTAATAAAGATATATCCAGGAATAGATGGAAATGTCATAAATTATTATGTAGATAATGGATACAAAGGAATAATAATTGAAGGGACAGGATTGGGACACACACCAGAAACAATATTTGAAAATATAAAATATGCAACAGATAAAGGAGTTTTAGTGGCAATGACTACCCAGACAATAAATGGAAGAGTAAATATGAATGTTTATTCAAACGGCAGGGAGCTCCAAAAATTAGGGGTAATTAGCTGTGAAGATATGCTTCCAGAAGTGGCATTAGTTAAAATGATGCATTTACTGGGCAACTACGACACAGAAAAGGCAAAAGAGTTGATGAATAAAAATTTAGTAGGGGAAATAACAGAAATTAGCAGATTTGACAGTTATTAA
- a CDS encoding undecaprenyl-diphosphate phosphatase: MDIIQVIVLSIIEGITEFLPISSTGHLIIVSNLMNLAQNAVQTNFEITIQLASIFAVCYEYREKFYNNLELWKKIIISFIPVGIMGLLFHKIVYQLFTVQIVATAFIVGGIIFLIVEKYYKEKEHNIKDLKDISYKQSLLIGIAQAFSLIPGTSRSGATIVGGMLCNLNRKTATEFSFLGALPVMLAASLFDIVKHHSELGSGDISNLVVGFIVSFFMALITIRLFLKYIEKYNFVPFGIYRILFGVILLMFFVR, translated from the coding sequence ATGGACATAATTCAAGTAATTGTATTAAGCATAATAGAAGGAATTACGGAGTTTTTACCAATTTCTTCAACTGGTCATTTAATTATAGTATCTAACTTAATGAATTTAGCTCAAAATGCAGTTCAAACTAATTTTGAAATAACCATACAATTAGCTTCAATATTTGCGGTATGTTATGAATATAGGGAAAAATTTTATAATAATTTGGAGCTCTGGAAAAAAATAATAATATCATTTATACCTGTTGGTATAATGGGATTACTTTTCCATAAAATAGTATATCAATTATTTACAGTTCAAATCGTGGCTACTGCATTTATAGTCGGAGGAATTATATTTTTAATAGTTGAAAAATATTATAAAGAAAAAGAGCACAATATAAAAGATTTAAAAGATATATCGTATAAACAATCCCTTTTAATAGGTATTGCCCAAGCATTCTCGTTAATTCCCGGAACTTCCCGTTCTGGTGCTACAATTGTTGGGGGCATGTTATGTAATTTAAATAGAAAAACCGCAACAGAATTTTCATTTTTAGGAGCTCTCCCTGTTATGTTAGCGGCATCGTTGTTTGATATAGTTAAACACCACAGTGAGCTTGGAAGTGGAGATATATCCAATTTAGTTGTTGGGTTTATTGTATCTTTCTTCATGGCGTTGATAACAATTAGATTGTTTTTAAAATATATTGAAAAATATAATTTTGTGCCATTTGGAATATATAGAATATTATTTGGAGTTATTTTATTGATGTTTTTTGTTAGATAA
- a CDS encoding deoxyuridine 5'-triphosphate nucleotidohydrolase, with translation MIIGANISKNFVNIKDDAQIQQCGIDLRVGKIFKLNGDGALDYTNEKRELPDQIEIFNSDKDNKIILKEGIYTVQIADKVKIPNNMAGFAYPRSSLLRMGATIYTAVHDPGYEGAPTYLLQVFNPITIYNDARIAQIVYIECSSVNGEYEGIYNEKNKTE, from the coding sequence ATGATAATAGGGGCAAATATTTCAAAAAACTTCGTAAATATAAAAGATGATGCACAAATCCAGCAATGCGGAATTGATTTAAGAGTTGGAAAAATATTTAAATTAAATGGTGATGGAGCTCTGGACTATACCAATGAAAAAAGGGAGCTCCCCGACCAAATAGAAATATTTAATTCAGACAAAGACAACAAAATAATATTAAAAGAAGGAATATACACTGTTCAAATAGCAGACAAAGTAAAAATACCAAATAATATGGCAGGTTTTGCATACCCGAGAAGCTCCCTGTTAAGAATGGGAGCTACAATTTATACAGCAGTTCATGACCCCGGATATGAGGGAGCTCCCACTTATTTATTACAAGTTTTCAATCCCATTACAATATATAATGATGCAAGAATTGCCCAAATAGTTTATATTGAATGCAGTAGCGTAAATGGAGAATATGAAGGAATATATAATGAAAAAAATAAAACGGAATAA
- a CDS encoding dihydroorotate dehydrogenase electron transfer subunit: MEKPTICKIKKIVEESPTVKTFILNKEFDFKPGQFAMIWIPEIDEKPFGFVSKNSFSVAKVGRFTEALHNLKEGDLIGVRGPYGTSFKPMGYKILAVAGGIGSAPIISAVENFSENIEITTILGGRTKEELLFKDRFEKCGKLYSCTDDGSYGYNGFTTTKMEEILKTENKKFDLIITCGPEIMMKKVVEIANKYNIPVQVSLERFMKCGIGICGQCAVDGEGLCVCKDGPVFFGDELKYIKEEFGNYRRDGSGAIVK; this comes from the coding sequence ATGGAAAAACCTACCATTTGTAAAATAAAAAAAATAGTAGAAGAAAGTCCAACAGTAAAAACATTCATATTAAATAAAGAGTTTGATTTTAAGCCTGGGCAATTTGCTATGATATGGATTCCTGAAATAGATGAAAAACCTTTTGGATTTGTCTCAAAAAATTCTTTTAGTGTGGCAAAAGTTGGAAGATTCACAGAAGCACTACATAATTTAAAAGAAGGAGATTTAATTGGAGTTAGAGGACCTTATGGAACTTCATTTAAACCAATGGGCTATAAAATACTTGCCGTGGCTGGTGGAATTGGCTCTGCACCAATAATTAGTGCTGTGGAAAATTTCTCAGAAAATATTGAAATTACTACAATATTGGGAGGAAGAACAAAAGAAGAATTATTATTTAAGGATAGATTTGAAAAATGCGGAAAATTATACTCTTGCACAGATGACGGAAGTTATGGATATAATGGTTTTACAACAACAAAAATGGAAGAGATATTGAAAACCGAAAATAAAAAATTTGATTTAATAATTACCTGCGGACCTGAAATAATGATGAAAAAGGTTGTAGAAATTGCAAATAAATATAATATACCTGTTCAAGTTTCATTAGAAAGATTTATGAAATGCGGTATTGGAATATGCGGGCAATGTGCCGTTGATGGTGAAGGTCTTTGTGTATGTAAAGATGGTCCAGTATTTTTTGGAGATGAATTAAAATATATTAAAGAAGAATTTGGAAATTACAGAAGAGATGGAAGCGGTGCCATTGTTAAATAA
- a CDS encoding S16 family serine protease translates to MKNRLLILFLALFLTIPMNIADTSIIAPAVASSENGFVGTTVDITIKASNGEGHVFMDTNPLTEMDIQSSAQIASKKAFEITEKNQNNYNIYYIVHSDAPIIGGPSAGASLCVATIAELNGWKLNRSVMMTGSINPDGSIGKVGGILEKINASHSKNISCFLIPSGERFVELPYNNNTNDTNDTVDVIEYGKKLGITVIEVKSIDEALYHFTNYKINKTVYKENPLIKIKYNNIMKKLSDNALNLSENKYKELEYKLYLQNNNLNNSELQDLKNKLNSSKINIDKSKDLYLNKSYYSATSKAFGALIILENIETILTYHNSPNKTKKEEYTKNYLSEVQNNIDYDIKLVNNKAITKNNIEIIIASKSRLYESNKTMEKAWIEYNKGNLLKSLNYASYAKLRANSGMWWLSLEKDITTGETIYNTPTNNILNQNKVLNENDFKGLAIRYMGDSNNLVVHASTELPPEMLIDAQSNLIEAKNYYDKGEYLLSISKSIVAMVSSTTYFNYMGDVDYLRNISYNKINQVGARGVIPISALSYYEYSSSMDDKMSEVYYLKYSIYYAQLTNDIINTVDNNQILINHNSKQNNGNNNSNNNTIITIISNSKFKNPIIFMVALIMGLICGIFIGYYANK, encoded by the coding sequence ATGAAAAATCGTTTATTAATTCTGTTTTTAGCATTATTTTTAACAATTCCAATGAATATTGCAGATACTTCAATAATAGCCCCAGCTGTTGCCTCATCCGAAAATGGTTTTGTCGGAACTACTGTGGATATAACAATTAAAGCTTCGAATGGTGAAGGGCATGTATTTATGGACACCAACCCATTAACCGAAATGGATATACAAAGCTCAGCACAAATTGCATCAAAAAAGGCTTTCGAGATAACTGAAAAAAACCAAAATAATTATAATATATATTATATCGTGCATTCTGATGCCCCAATAATAGGCGGACCTTCCGCAGGAGCTTCTTTATGTGTTGCCACAATTGCAGAATTAAATGGTTGGAAATTAAACCGCAGTGTTATGATGACCGGTAGTATAAATCCAGATGGTAGTATAGGCAAAGTGGGAGGGATTTTGGAAAAAATAAATGCATCTCATTCAAAAAACATATCCTGTTTTTTAATTCCTTCGGGAGAACGATTCGTGGAGCTCCCATATAACAACAACACCAATGATACCAATGATACTGTTGATGTCATAGAATATGGAAAAAAATTAGGAATAACAGTAATAGAAGTAAAAAGCATTGACGAGGCATTATATCATTTCACAAACTATAAAATAAATAAAACAGTATATAAAGAAAATCCATTAATTAAAATAAAATACAACAATATAATGAAAAAATTGTCTGACAATGCCTTAAATTTATCCGAAAATAAATACAAAGAATTAGAATATAAATTATATCTACAAAATAATAATTTAAATAACTCGGAGCTCCAAGATTTAAAAAATAAATTGAATTCTTCAAAAATAAATATTGATAAATCAAAAGACCTTTATTTAAATAAAAGTTATTATTCTGCCACTTCAAAAGCATTTGGTGCTTTAATAATTCTTGAAAATATTGAAACTATATTAACCTACCATAACAGCCCAAATAAAACAAAAAAAGAAGAATATACTAAAAATTATCTTTCAGAAGTTCAAAATAATATTGATTATGATATAAAATTGGTAAATAACAAGGCAATAACCAAAAATAACATTGAAATAATTATTGCTTCAAAAAGTAGGCTCTACGAATCAAATAAAACCATGGAAAAGGCATGGATTGAATACAATAAAGGAAATTTATTAAAATCATTAAATTATGCATCTTATGCAAAATTAAGAGCCAATAGTGGCATGTGGTGGCTATCGCTGGAAAAAGATATTACTACGGGCGAAACTATATATAATACTCCAACCAATAATATTTTAAATCAAAATAAGGTATTAAATGAAAATGATTTTAAGGGTCTTGCTATTAGATATATGGGGGATTCAAATAATCTTGTAGTTCATGCATCTACGGAGCTCCCGCCAGAAATGCTAATTGATGCCCAATCCAACTTAATTGAAGCTAAAAACTATTATGATAAAGGCGAATATTTATTGTCCATCTCAAAAAGTATTGTCGCTATGGTTTCTTCTACTACTTATTTCAATTATATGGGTGATGTTGATTATTTAAGAAACATATCATACAATAAAATAAATCAAGTTGGAGCTCGCGGGGTTATTCCAATATCTGCATTAAGTTATTATGAATATTCTTCCTCAATGGACGATAAAATGTCGGAAGTATATTATTTAAAATATTCTATATATTATGCCCAATTAACTAATGATATAATTAATACAGTTGACAACAACCAAATTTTAATTAACCATAATTCTAAACAAAATAATGGTAATAATAATAGTAATAATAATACAATTATAACCATAATATCAAACAGTAAATTCAAAAACCCAATAATATTTATGGTTGCATTGATTATGGGATTAATTTGCGGTATATTTATAGGCTATTATGCGAATAAATAG
- a CDS encoding YigZ family protein: MKYKTIKKLGNSEKIFKNSIFLGYASPINSEEEAKTVINSIKSNYNDATHVVYAYLIKSNFAMKYCDDGEPAGSSGKPIINIIERKNLKDIVVVVVRYYGGTKLGYGGLVKAYGDTAKEAIDNGEIIEIFEKEYFEIIISYNLLNTVKKILQNETILNEEYSETVKLTVGIKTEAVEEIKNKLINNTKGNIKIAVKK; the protein is encoded by the coding sequence ATGAAATATAAAACAATTAAAAAATTGGGAAACTCAGAAAAAATATTTAAAAATTCAATATTTTTGGGATATGCTTCACCAATAAATAGTGAAGAAGAAGCAAAAACGGTTATAAATTCCATAAAATCCAACTATAACGATGCCACACATGTAGTTTATGCCTACCTAATCAAATCCAATTTTGCCATGAAATATTGTGATGATGGAGAACCAGCAGGGAGCTCAGGGAAACCCATAATAAATATAATAGAACGAAAAAATCTAAAAGATATTGTTGTGGTTGTAGTTCGTTATTATGGCGGAACTAAATTAGGTTATGGGGGATTGGTAAAAGCCTATGGGGATACGGCTAAGGAGGCTATTGACAACGGCGAAATAATCGAAATATTTGAAAAGGAATATTTTGAAATTATAATCTCCTACAATTTGTTAAATACTGTAAAGAAGATATTGCAAAACGAAACTATATTAAATGAAGAATATTCAGAAACCGTAAAATTAACAGTTGGAATTAAAACAGAAGCCGTTGAAGAAATTAAAAACAAATTAATTAACAATACAAAAGGAAATATTAAAATAGCAGTTAAAAAATAA
- the cysS gene encoding cysteine--tRNA ligase, which translates to MKIYNTASKNKETFKTINNKKLIKMYVCGPTVYDHAHLGHGRTYVAFDIIRRYLEHKNYIVQLIINFTDIDDKIINRANEQGTTIKELSDKFINSFLEDMEKLNVKPALIYPRVSEHINEIIEFIKVLEKKGYAYATADGVYFDTSKYEKYGELRKINIKEETSEQKNININKKNQRDFALWKFAKPDEPKWDSPWGEGRPAWHIECSAMSLKYLGDNFDIHGGGCDLIFPHHENEKAQSECYTDKKWVNYWIHTGFVMVNNEKMSKSLGNFSTLKDLFEKYSAELIRFFLLERHYSSPLDYTEDAINHSKNNLDKLYNTIQNITVAFRNSEIKYKLNEIDKNTIETIHNCTEKFYTAMDDNFNTAQALKYVFEVSTAINKYINNYANSDELPNYSIILKSYEFFKMVGEIFGIFGSSTINTATNTNIAEENLINILMELRADLKKEKNYNLSDKIRDKLKEMDIILEDSPKGTIWKKA; encoded by the coding sequence ATGAAAATTTACAACACTGCATCAAAAAATAAGGAAACATTTAAAACTATCAATAATAAAAAACTAATAAAAATGTATGTTTGCGGACCTACTGTATATGACCATGCCCATTTAGGACATGGGCGAACTTATGTAGCTTTTGACATAATTAGAAGATATTTAGAACATAAAAATTATATTGTTCAATTAATTATAAATTTTACAGATATTGATGATAAAATTATAAATCGTGCAAATGAACAGGGAACAACCATTAAAGAATTATCGGATAAATTTATAAACTCCTTTTTAGAGGATATGGAAAAATTGAATGTTAAACCTGCCTTAATATACCCAAGAGTTTCAGAACATATAAATGAGATAATTGAATTTATAAAAGTTCTTGAAAAAAAAGGATATGCCTACGCCACAGCCGATGGAGTTTATTTTGATACCTCAAAATATGAAAAATATGGGGAGCTCCGAAAAATAAACATCAAAGAAGAGACTTCCGAACAAAAAAATATAAATATAAATAAAAAAAATCAACGAGATTTTGCCCTTTGGAAATTTGCCAAACCAGATGAGCCAAAATGGGATAGCCCATGGGGAGAAGGAAGACCTGCGTGGCATATTGAATGCTCTGCTATGAGTTTAAAGTATTTGGGGGATAATTTTGACATTCACGGCGGAGGATGTGATTTAATATTCCCCCACCACGAAAACGAAAAGGCACAAAGTGAATGTTATACTGATAAAAAATGGGTAAATTATTGGATCCATACGGGATTTGTGATGGTAAATAATGAAAAAATGAGCAAAAGTTTGGGGAATTTCTCTACTCTTAAAGATTTATTTGAAAAATATTCTGCTGAATTAATTAGATTTTTCCTATTAGAACGGCATTACAGCTCCCCACTGGATTATACAGAGGACGCCATAAATCACTCCAAAAATAATTTGGACAAATTATATAATACCATACAAAATATAACCGTAGCATTTAGAAATTCAGAAATAAAATATAAATTAAATGAAATAGATAAAAATACAATTGAAACAATACATAATTGCACAGAAAAATTTTATACTGCCATGGACGATAATTTTAACACCGCTCAGGCTCTTAAATATGTTTTTGAAGTATCTACTGCCATAAATAAATATATAAATAATTATGCTAATTCCGATGAATTGCCAAATTACAGCATAATATTAAAATCCTATGAATTTTTTAAAATGGTTGGGGAAATATTTGGCATATTTGGGAGCTCCACCATAAACACTGCAACAAATACAAATATCGCAGAGGAAAATTTAATAAATATTTTGATGGAGCTCCGTGCAGATTTAAAAAAAGAAAAAAATTATAATTTATCCGACAAAATAAGGGATAAATTAAAAGAAATGGATATTATTTTAGAGGATAGTCCAAAGGGAACAATTTGGAAAAAGGCATAA
- the pheT gene encoding phenylalanine--tRNA ligase subunit beta translates to MPTINVNKIDLEKLINMSLSDKTIDHKFPMMGVEVEEIFEENNQKIVQFSINPDRPDYLSVEGLARGFRGFIGIDAGLPKYDIYASDLEVYVENVKSRPYCGFAIIKNIIIDDLVLESIINLQEKLHWSIGRDRKKMAIGIHDLDKIEAPFYYKEINGDEIEFEPLGHNELMTPKEVLEKHEKGVKYAHLLRGDKFPIIVDKNNAVISMPPIINGNLTKVGTETRNLLVEITGTDKNAVENTLNIIVCALADRRGTIFSLKLINNGNETISPDLTPDSAEITIDEINTRLGLNLNAGEIIACLKKARYDAQYSYEDENIKITIPAYRTDILNNMDIIKDVAINYGYENFNGNLPVVATIGEKHDIEKKFEFIRNTMIGYGLFEVMNLTLSNQDVLFNKMNENIEDNEYVEVLKPASIEHRVVRPTILPLLLETLANNKHNELPQKIFEVGDCVVIDEKDETLYTHCKNVPKVSAVITHHNANFNEIKGLVEGLIREMNIEYSIDNYKHPSFIEGRCAKIIVDDEIVGYFGELHPEVILNFELGYPVVGFEMEIK, encoded by the coding sequence GTGCCTACAATAAATGTTAATAAAATAGACCTTGAAAAACTTATAAACATGTCGTTATCGGACAAAACCATAGACCATAAATTTCCAATGATGGGGGTGGAAGTTGAGGAAATATTTGAAGAAAATAATCAAAAAATTGTTCAATTTTCAATAAATCCAGATAGGCCAGATTATTTAAGTGTGGAAGGGTTGGCACGAGGATTCAGGGGATTTATCGGAATAGATGCAGGATTACCAAAATATGATATCTATGCCTCTGATTTAGAAGTTTATGTTGAAAATGTTAAATCTCGCCCATACTGCGGATTTGCCATAATAAAAAATATAATTATAGACGATTTAGTGCTTGAAAGTATTATAAATCTCCAAGAAAAATTGCATTGGAGTATAGGAAGAGATAGAAAAAAAATGGCAATTGGAATTCACGATTTGGATAAAATTGAAGCACCATTTTATTATAAAGAAATAAATGGCGATGAAATTGAGTTTGAACCATTGGGACATAATGAATTAATGACACCAAAAGAAGTGCTTGAAAAACACGAAAAAGGAGTAAAATATGCCCATTTATTACGGGGAGATAAATTTCCAATAATTGTTGATAAAAATAATGCTGTAATATCTATGCCACCAATAATAAACGGAAATTTAACAAAGGTAGGGACAGAAACACGAAATTTATTGGTAGAAATCACTGGAACGGACAAAAATGCAGTAGAAAACACTTTAAATATAATAGTTTGTGCTTTGGCAGATAGAAGAGGAACAATATTTTCTTTAAAATTAATAAATAATGGGAACGAAACAATATCGCCAGATTTAACCCCAGATAGTGCCGAAATAACGATAGATGAAATAAATACAAGATTGGGGCTAAATCTCAATGCTGGGGAAATTATAGCCTGTCTTAAAAAAGCAAGATATGATGCTCAATACAGTTATGAGGACGAAAATATAAAAATAACAATTCCGGCATATAGGACGGATATATTAAATAATATGGATATTATTAAAGATGTTGCTATTAATTATGGTTATGAAAACTTTAACGGAAATCTTCCAGTCGTTGCGACTATTGGGGAAAAACATGATATCGAAAAGAAATTTGAGTTTATAAGAAATACAATGATTGGGTATGGATTATTTGAAGTTATGAATTTAACATTATCTAACCAAGATGTTTTATTTAATAAAATGAACGAAAATATTGAAGATAATGAATATGTGGAGGTATTAAAACCTGCTTCAATAGAGCATAGGGTAGTTAGACCTACAATATTGCCTTTATTGCTTGAAACTTTGGCCAACAACAAACACAATGAATTACCACAAAAAATATTTGAAGTTGGAGATTGTGTTGTAATTGATGAGAAAGACGAGACACTATATACACACTGTAAAAATGTTCCAAAAGTTTCCGCCGTAATTACTCACCACAATGCAAACTTTAACGAAATAAAAGGACTTGTAGAGGGATTGATAAGAGAAATGAACATAGAATATTCAATAGATAATTATAAACATCCATCATTTATAGAAGGAAGATGTGCAAAAATAATTGTAGATGATGAAATAGTTGGGTATTTTGGGGAGCTCCATCCCGAAGTTATATTAAACTTTGAATTGGGCTATCCTGTTGTTGGGTTTGAAATGGAAATAAAATAA
- a CDS encoding ABC transporter permease, with translation MFENLIYSFSFVLLALALAFKEKLGIEKEIVYTSILALIQLFILGYILITIFSYGIAVAYLLMMIMIIAASFMVYKKIKIPNKKKLFLNLFITFLGTAIISLLILVFSNVVPYEPQYLIPLMGMVIGNSLNTAHLTLDKIIDEVKSRKDELWGYVALGATDFQATKPFIKSGVNSAIIPQMNRTKTAGIIFIPGAMTGMIIGGADPIYAATIQIVIMWMILSGAVVSGLLICYLSYKDFVKL, from the coding sequence ATGTTTGAAAATTTAATATATTCTTTTAGTTTTGTGCTGTTGGCATTGGCATTGGCATTTAAAGAAAAATTAGGAATAGAAAAAGAAATAGTTTATACTTCTATTTTGGCTCTTATTCAACTGTTTATATTGGGATATATATTAATAACCATATTTTCATATGGAATAGCTGTGGCTTATTTATTAATGATGATAATGATAATTGCAGCTTCGTTTATGGTTTATAAAAAAATAAAAATACCAAATAAAAAAAAGCTATTTCTCAATTTATTTATTACATTTTTGGGAACTGCAATAATTTCGTTGCTTATTCTTGTGTTTTCAAATGTTGTTCCATATGAACCGCAATATCTTATACCACTTATGGGAATGGTAATAGGAAATTCATTAAATACGGCACACTTAACATTAGACAAAATCATAGATGAGGTTAAATCCCGTAAAGATGAACTTTGGGGATATGTGGCATTAGGTGCTACGGATTTTCAGGCAACAAAACCATTTATAAAATCTGGTGTTAATTCAGCCATAATTCCGCAAATGAATAGAACAAAAACAGCAGGTATAATATTTATCCCTGGTGCTATGACTGGTATGATAATAGGAGGAGCTGACCCAATTTATGCCGCAACTATCCAAATTGTTATAATGTGGATGATATTAAGCGGAGCTGTTGTATCTGGTCTGTTAATTTGTTATTTGTCGTATAAGGATTTTGTTAAATTATAA
- the cofF gene encoding coenzyme gamma-F420-2:alpha-L-glutamate ligase — protein MITIICAEGGSSINSLKKSIEELGEKCEILFLSDDNLQIDQSFNIDSDIIHSRCGIGEYLDKLTLFSWQILNVLEVENHIFINSLKTIYNSADKFKTIKLLSKNNIETPKTGLIRDYNDAKLFMSKNNINYPVIIKNCFSKCGNGVKLIKNDAELKEASKNAMWYGTTIQEYVEFGNNGIYKDIRILVVDGEVVGGYRRVSSNFITNLHQGNKVELLKINDELSEIALKSAEAIDGQIVGVDILPSKEGYKVLETNTAPGTKGFRELGINVDKKIAKCLINYKKI, from the coding sequence ATGATTACAATAATTTGTGCAGAAGGCGGTTCCTCAATAAACAGCCTAAAAAAATCAATAGAAGAATTGGGAGAAAAATGCGAAATACTATTTTTATCAGACGATAATTTGCAGATAGACCAATCGTTTAATATAGATAGTGATATTATTCATTCCCGATGCGGTATTGGTGAATATCTTGATAAATTAACTCTTTTTTCTTGGCAGATATTGAATGTCCTTGAAGTCGAAAACCATATTTTTATTAATTCATTGAAAACGATATATAATTCAGCGGATAAATTTAAAACCATTAAATTATTATCTAAAAATAATATAGAAACTCCAAAAACGGGATTAATAAGAGATTATAACGATGCAAAATTGTTTATGTCAAAAAATAATATAAATTATCCTGTAATTATAAAAAATTGCTTTTCAAAATGTGGAAATGGAGTAAAATTAATAAAAAATGATGCCGAATTAAAAGAAGCTTCAAAAAATGCCATGTGGTATGGAACTACAATTCAAGAATATGTTGAATTTGGAAATAATGGAATATATAAAGATATTAGGATATTAGTTGTAGATGGTGAAGTTGTGGGAGGATATAGAAGAGTGAGCTCCAATTTTATAACTAATCTACATCAAGGGAATAAGGTGGAGCTCCTAAAAATAAATGATGAATTATCAGAAATAGCTCTAAAAAGTGCCGAAGCTATCGATGGGCAAATAGTTGGAGTGGACATATTGCCCTCAAAAGAGGGATATAAAGTATTAGAAACCAACACAGCACCGGGAACCAAAGGATTTAGAGAATTGGGAATTAATGTAGATAAAAAAATAGCAAAATGTTTAATTAATTATAAAAAGATATGA